A part of Hippea maritima DSM 10411 genomic DNA contains:
- a CDS encoding chloride channel protein has protein sequence MLNKLMLTFKPTKDVIEEGKLLLYASVVGVITGFGAVVFLVATHFFSVYVLHNIAGYPIIEPRGEPELFEKLNKNFNPILLVIITTVGGLISGILVYTFAPEAEGHGTDGAIDAYHRKNGIIRPMVPIIKMIASAVTLGSGGSGGREGPIAQIGAGFGSFFASRLNLSARQRRILLVSGMGAGVGAIFHAPMAGAIFGSEVLYKEPEMEGEVFIYTVVASIVAYSTFSLFFGWKPLFFTPVFRFTNPLELISYTILALTVGFFAVFYVKVFYGVRDLFKKIKLIPHIKPAIGGLLVGVIGVFVPDAISSGYGLLQKAIDGTAPIKLLLLVAVLKVIATSLTISSGGSAGVFGPSMVIGGSLGGAIGLILHNLSPSLVSQPASFVLVGMVGFFSAAANTPLSTIVMVTEMTGSYHLIVPAIWTATIGYIVAQKWTIYEKQVKNRKNSPAHVLEYKRDLLEEVIIKDIMRKEFTSVSPFTSLQEIFRIFSTISDDDILVLDTNDKLKGIITLRVLKSLLGQEQLPPILIADDVANTTLITTTPDENLHNLMHKIGLKDINLVPVVDKNDPTKVLGVVKRSDIIKMYNEIIQKLNKSV, from the coding sequence ATGCTAAATAAGTTAATGCTAACTTTTAAGCCGACCAAAGATGTCATAGAAGAAGGCAAACTCCTCCTCTATGCGAGTGTGGTCGGTGTAATAACTGGATTTGGCGCGGTAGTATTTCTTGTTGCCACACATTTTTTTAGTGTTTATGTGCTTCATAACATAGCAGGCTACCCTATAATAGAACCCAGGGGTGAGCCTGAGCTATTTGAAAAACTCAACAAAAACTTCAACCCCATACTTTTAGTAATAATTACAACTGTAGGTGGACTTATATCCGGAATTTTAGTTTACACATTTGCCCCTGAAGCTGAGGGTCACGGTACAGATGGAGCGATAGATGCCTATCATAGAAAAAATGGCATAATAAGACCTATGGTTCCTATAATAAAAATGATAGCAAGTGCCGTAACATTAGGTAGTGGAGGCTCTGGTGGTAGAGAAGGCCCCATAGCCCAAATAGGGGCAGGTTTTGGTTCATTCTTTGCATCCAGACTCAATCTATCGGCAAGACAGAGAAGGATACTCCTTGTAAGCGGCATGGGGGCTGGTGTGGGTGCAATATTCCATGCACCTATGGCTGGTGCTATATTTGGAAGTGAAGTCTTATACAAAGAACCTGAAATGGAAGGCGAGGTATTTATATACACCGTTGTTGCATCCATTGTAGCCTACTCCACATTTTCTCTCTTTTTTGGCTGGAAACCGCTATTTTTCACACCCGTTTTTAGATTTACAAACCCCCTTGAGCTTATCTCTTATACAATTTTGGCACTAACCGTTGGCTTTTTTGCTGTCTTTTATGTAAAGGTATTTTACGGCGTTAGAGATTTATTTAAAAAAATCAAACTCATTCCCCACATAAAGCCCGCTATTGGCGGACTCTTGGTTGGAGTAATTGGAGTATTTGTGCCAGACGCCATATCAAGTGGTTATGGATTGCTTCAAAAAGCTATAGATGGAACAGCGCCGATAAAACTTCTACTTCTTGTGGCAGTATTAAAGGTGATAGCAACATCCTTAACAATTTCAAGTGGCGGCTCTGCTGGTGTTTTCGGACCTTCTATGGTTATAGGTGGTTCCTTAGGGGGAGCAATTGGTTTAATCTTGCACAATCTATCCCCATCGTTGGTAAGCCAACCCGCATCGTTTGTGTTGGTTGGAATGGTAGGGTTTTTCAGCGCTGCAGCCAATACACCGTTATCAACAATCGTTATGGTCACAGAAATGACAGGCAGTTATCATTTAATAGTACCTGCAATATGGACAGCAACAATAGGTTATATAGTGGCTCAAAAATGGACAATATATGAAAAACAGGTAAAAAACAGGAAAAACTCACCCGCCCATGTTTTAGAATACAAAAGAGACCTTCTTGAGGAGGTAATCATAAAGGACATAATGAGAAAGGAATTTACAAGTGTAAGCCCCTTTACATCCCTTCAAGAGATATTTAGGATATTCTCAACAATAAGTGACGACGATATACTTGTATTGGATACAAATGACAAACTTAAAGGCATAATTACCTTAAGGGTATTGAAATCACTCCTTGGGCAAGAACAATTGCCACCTATTTTGATAGCAGATGATGTAGCAAACACCACATTAATTACAACAACACCAGATGAAAATCTACACAATCTAATGCACAAAATAGGCCTAAAAGATATTAACCTTGTGCCGGTTGTAGACAAAAACGATCCAACAAAGGTATTGGGAGTTGTAAAGAGGAGTGATATTATAAAAATGTACAATGAAATAATTCAAAAACTAAACAAGAGTGTTTGA
- the glmS gene encoding glutamine--fructose-6-phosphate transaminase (isomerizing) encodes MCGIVGYCGNQEALKILLQGLQALEYRGYDSAGISLKSTHRIETLKTKGKVIDLITLITESNIDTKARMGIGHTRWATHGIPSSENAHPHFTDNVSVVHNGIIENYRELEVFLNQRGLKRKTQTDTEIIALLIDFFLKDKTFEEAFKETVKLLKGSFAIASISKDENFIMAAKHESPLVIGLSDNQIFIASDVSAMIEYTNEFIFLEDGDTAKISAKGITIWDKDGQKVKREPITINWSKQTAQKSGYKHFMLKEIAEEDESVRNTIQSRISENGKILLDDEISIDKGFIKNIDRITIVACGTSFYAGLTAKPILEKYTGVKVDVEIGSEFRYYNYIYSKNNLFIAISQSGETADTKEPLRMAKEKGIKTLSIVNVKESAIARMADSCIYTLAGPEISVASTKAFVSQLAVLYMLAFYVGQIKGKQIEKKAKMLLSIPKLIKTTFNNTVEAAKKLAEEYHRYKNFLYLGRGLCYPLALEGALKLKEISYIHAEGYPAGEMKHGPIALIDENTPTVVVAHSKEPLYSKSLSNCEEIKSRDGKIILISDKQADIVDETIKMPEVDYELLPFIYVVPLQLFAYYMALFLGYDIDQPRNLAKSVTVE; translated from the coding sequence ATGTGTGGAATTGTGGGCTACTGTGGAAATCAAGAGGCCTTAAAGATACTACTACAAGGGCTTCAGGCTTTAGAATATAGAGGCTATGATTCTGCCGGTATATCGTTAAAATCTACTCATCGAATAGAAACCCTAAAAACAAAAGGAAAGGTAATAGATCTCATTACGTTAATAACGGAAAGCAATATAGACACTAAAGCCAGAATGGGAATAGGCCACACACGATGGGCAACACACGGCATACCCAGTTCAGAAAACGCTCATCCCCATTTTACAGATAATGTTTCTGTTGTGCATAACGGCATAATAGAGAACTACAGAGAACTTGAAGTTTTCCTAAATCAAAGAGGACTAAAAAGAAAAACACAGACAGACACAGAAATCATAGCATTGCTAATAGACTTCTTTTTGAAAGACAAAACCTTTGAAGAGGCTTTCAAAGAAACAGTTAAACTTCTAAAGGGAAGTTTCGCCATAGCTTCTATTTCAAAAGATGAGAATTTCATAATGGCTGCAAAGCATGAAAGCCCCCTTGTTATAGGTTTATCTGATAATCAAATATTTATAGCAAGTGATGTGTCTGCTATGATAGAATATACAAATGAATTCATATTCTTAGAAGACGGGGATACAGCAAAAATCTCAGCCAAGGGTATAACCATTTGGGATAAAGACGGACAAAAAGTTAAAAGAGAGCCAATAACGATAAATTGGTCTAAGCAAACAGCCCAAAAAAGCGGATATAAGCACTTTATGCTAAAGGAAATAGCAGAAGAGGACGAATCAGTTAGAAACACTATTCAATCAAGGATATCAGAAAACGGAAAAATTTTACTTGATGATGAGATAAGCATAGATAAAGGGTTTATTAAAAACATAGATAGAATAACCATAGTGGCTTGCGGCACAAGTTTTTATGCAGGCCTAACCGCAAAACCAATATTAGAAAAATACACAGGTGTAAAAGTGGATGTTGAAATAGGCAGCGAGTTTAGATATTACAATTATATATACTCAAAAAATAACCTCTTTATTGCAATATCCCAATCTGGTGAGACAGCGGATACAAAAGAACCTCTGCGCATGGCAAAAGAAAAGGGTATAAAGACACTCTCCATCGTTAACGTCAAAGAATCCGCAATTGCACGTATGGCAGACTCATGCATCTATACCTTGGCGGGACCTGAAATAAGTGTGGCTTCAACAAAAGCCTTTGTAAGTCAATTAGCAGTTTTGTATATGCTTGCTTTCTATGTAGGGCAAATCAAAGGAAAGCAGATAGAAAAGAAAGCTAAAATGTTGTTATCCATACCAAAGCTCATAAAAACAACATTCAACAATACAGTCGAAGCAGCAAAAAAACTTGCTGAAGAATACCATAGATACAAGAACTTTTTGTACTTGGGTAGGGGGCTTTGCTATCCTTTAGCCTTAGAGGGCGCACTAAAACTTAAAGAAATTTCATACATTCACGCCGAAGGATACCCAGCCGGTGAGATGAAACACGGCCCAATAGCATTAATTGACGAAAACACACCAACTGTGGTAGTTGCTCATTCAAAAGAACCGCTGTATTCAAAAAGCTTATCAAACTGCGAAGAGATAAAATCAAGGGATGGAAAAATTATATTAATCAGCGACAAACAGGCAGATATAGTAGATGAAACAATAAAAATGCCTGAAGTAGACTATGAGCTTTTACCGTTTATCTACGTAGTTCCCCTACAGCTTTTCGCTTATTATATGGCATTGTTTTTGGGCTATGATATAGACCAACCAAGAAATCTTGCAAAGAGCGTGACGGTAGAATGA
- a CDS encoding chloride channel protein yields MKVSALSELMFIIKGLKHSQTSKMLIYASIVGVLAGVGAILFFVLLDLTSVTLLNHIAGFPLSHPTNEEPLIPLIHKPFNRIAFLIIITVGGFLSGLLIHLLAEETKGGGTGEVVKAYHNNQPIRKRVPFVKLIVSVISLGVGGAGGREGPAAQIGAGFGYQIGNFLKLTDKEKRILMIAGLAGGVGAIFRSPMGAAIYAVEVLYKDIDFEYEALLPAAISSIIAYSIFSAKFGWIHMFSTPPLVFHNLREFSSYTVLAVVCALSAIAFINIFNTSSNMFSKLKTPLYIKTALGGLLVGLFAMFIPDSAGMGYGIMQNAFLNKTGFQLLLLLGLVRMFTTSITLGSGNSVGLFAPTLVIGTAIGGGIGGLIKNIFPMMVDNPASFAIVGMAGFFAATNKTPLSIIIVVAEITGNYELIVPSMWVVAISFLLTTRYSIERNQVKNRAHSPIHKYEFVRDVLEGIKVKELMKKDFVSVSGSTSLAKIFEILSEAKQTDIPVIDNSNKLQGIVTLHVLKSILGEGELADFLVAEDVANKNVITTTQEENLNTLMHKIGFREINTIPVVNDQGQIIGIITRKDIIKAYNDATEKLHNR; encoded by the coding sequence ATGAAGGTATCGGCACTATCTGAGTTGATGTTTATCATAAAGGGCTTAAAACACTCCCAAACTAGCAAAATGTTGATATATGCATCAATTGTTGGTGTATTAGCCGGTGTTGGTGCTATCTTATTCTTTGTATTGCTTGATTTAACATCTGTGACACTCCTAAACCACATAGCCGGCTTCCCTTTAAGCCACCCTACCAACGAAGAACCACTAATCCCATTGATTCACAAGCCTTTCAATCGCATAGCGTTCCTTATAATCATCACTGTAGGCGGGTTTTTAAGTGGTCTACTCATACATCTTTTGGCTGAGGAGACAAAAGGTGGCGGAACTGGTGAGGTTGTAAAGGCATATCACAATAATCAGCCTATAAGAAAAAGGGTGCCCTTTGTAAAGCTTATCGTATCAGTTATATCATTAGGTGTAGGTGGAGCAGGCGGTAGAGAGGGGCCTGCAGCCCAGATTGGTGCAGGTTTTGGCTACCAAATAGGTAATTTCCTGAAACTAACAGACAAAGAAAAGCGCATTCTGATGATCGCCGGGCTTGCCGGTGGTGTTGGTGCAATATTTAGGAGTCCTATGGGTGCTGCAATATACGCAGTTGAGGTTTTATACAAAGACATAGACTTTGAGTATGAAGCACTTCTACCTGCTGCCATATCCTCAATCATTGCCTACTCCATATTTTCAGCAAAATTTGGCTGGATTCACATGTTCTCAACACCGCCTCTTGTATTCCACAATCTAAGGGAATTCTCCTCCTACACAGTTTTAGCTGTTGTGTGCGCATTGAGTGCGATAGCTTTTATCAATATATTCAACACATCCTCAAATATGTTCTCAAAATTGAAAACTCCACTTTACATAAAAACTGCTTTGGGTGGGCTTTTGGTTGGCCTATTTGCCATGTTTATCCCAGATAGCGCAGGTATGGGATACGGCATAATGCAGAACGCCTTTTTAAACAAAACGGGTTTTCAGTTGCTTCTGCTTTTGGGTTTAGTAAGAATGTTTACAACATCCATAACCTTAGGAAGTGGTAATTCTGTTGGTTTATTTGCACCTACACTTGTTATAGGAACGGCAATTGGGGGCGGAATTGGTGGGCTGATAAAAAACATATTCCCAATGATGGTTGATAATCCCGCATCTTTTGCTATCGTGGGAATGGCAGGTTTTTTTGCAGCAACAAACAAAACGCCGCTTTCAATTATTATAGTAGTTGCAGAAATTACCGGAAACTACGAACTCATAGTACCGTCAATGTGGGTTGTAGCCATAAGCTTCCTTCTGACAACCCGTTATAGCATTGAAAGAAACCAGGTTAAAAATAGAGCTCACTCCCCTATTCACAAATACGAGTTCGTTAGAGATGTGCTTGAGGGTATAAAGGTAAAAGAATTGATGAAAAAGGACTTTGTTAGCGTTTCAGGTTCAACAAGCCTTGCTAAAATATTTGAAATACTTTCCGAGGCAAAACAAACAGATATACCAGTAATAGATAACTCAAATAAACTACAAGGGATTGTAACACTTCATGTACTCAAATCTATTTTGGGCGAAGGTGAATTGGCGGATTTTCTTGTGGCAGAGGATGTAGCAAATAAAAATGTTATAACAACAACACAGGAAGAAAACCTAAATACGCTTATGCATAAGATAGGCTTTAGGGAGATAAACACCATTCCTGTTGTAAACGACCAAGGTCAAATAATAGGTATAATTACAAGAAAGGATATAATAAAGGCGTATAACGATGCAACAGAAAAACTACATAATAGATGA